A single window of Phycisphaerae bacterium DNA harbors:
- a CDS encoding PfaD family polyunsaturated fatty acid/polyketide biosynthesis protein encodes MAEPTETRTAKLGNLAKSALDTGASAINAATSGAKTGAKLAVGSFFAGCNLLLDLGVKAARHLPLEGTAGELTDSAADEHRRFTGPPPMGWWIPDGTPPDESAGSLVAALGQVSRPIHVVAARGRMAVGLGGRSLLGDGTINIEPSYPLHAFAPVLSPQQLGDPAFRSAHRLKYAYVAGAMANGIGSEEIVEAMGRAGMLAFFGAAGLSLDRVEKAIDRIQKNLGDAPYGFNLIHSPNEPGLETGVVDLYLRRGIRLVDASAYLDLTLPLVRYRVKGIRRDPDGRVACPQTVVAKVSRAEVARKFMSPPPETFLKALVDAREITPDQARWAESIPMATDITVEADSGGHTDNRPAISLIPSMIALRDELQAKYEYAEPLRVGAAGGISTPASAAAAFAMGAAYILTGSVNQACVEAGTSQAVREMLAQAGPADVAMAPAADMFEMGVKVQVLKWGTMFAVRARKLYDLYRAHGALEEIPPRDRAVLEKDYFRCTLEEAWSQTRSFFEVRDPAQIARAEKDAKHKMALVFRSYLGRSSDWANKGEPSRKADYQIWCGPAMGAFNEWVRGSFLEKPDNRTVVTVAMNLMLGAAVLTRANWLKTQGLQLPAAAQHYRPLEMDAISTLLQA; translated from the coding sequence CCATCAACGCCGCGACGTCCGGGGCCAAGACCGGCGCAAAGCTGGCCGTGGGCAGTTTCTTCGCCGGCTGCAATCTGCTGCTCGATCTGGGCGTTAAGGCGGCCCGTCACCTGCCGCTCGAAGGAACCGCCGGTGAGTTGACCGACTCCGCGGCCGATGAACATCGTCGATTCACTGGCCCGCCACCCATGGGTTGGTGGATTCCGGACGGAACACCGCCGGACGAATCCGCCGGATCGCTGGTCGCAGCGCTGGGTCAAGTGAGCCGACCCATCCACGTCGTCGCGGCGCGCGGCAGGATGGCGGTCGGACTTGGCGGTCGAAGCCTCCTGGGCGACGGGACGATCAACATCGAGCCGAGTTATCCGCTCCACGCCTTCGCCCCGGTCCTTTCGCCGCAGCAGCTAGGCGATCCTGCCTTTCGCTCGGCCCACCGCCTCAAGTACGCCTATGTCGCCGGGGCCATGGCCAACGGCATCGGCTCCGAGGAAATCGTCGAGGCCATGGGCCGCGCGGGGATGCTGGCGTTCTTCGGCGCGGCCGGCCTGTCGCTCGATCGCGTGGAAAAGGCGATTGATCGGATACAAAAGAACCTGGGCGACGCGCCATACGGCTTCAATTTGATCCACAGCCCCAACGAGCCGGGGCTGGAAACCGGCGTGGTGGACCTTTACCTGCGCCGCGGTATTCGGCTCGTCGACGCCTCGGCCTATCTCGACCTGACGTTGCCGCTCGTTCGCTATCGCGTCAAGGGAATTCGCCGCGATCCGGACGGTCGCGTCGCCTGTCCACAAACCGTCGTCGCCAAGGTCTCGCGCGCCGAAGTCGCGCGCAAATTCATGTCGCCTCCCCCCGAGACGTTCCTGAAGGCGCTGGTCGACGCCCGCGAGATCACGCCAGATCAAGCCCGCTGGGCCGAATCGATCCCTATGGCCACGGACATCACGGTCGAAGCCGACTCCGGCGGTCACACGGACAATCGCCCGGCGATTTCCCTGATTCCCAGCATGATCGCTCTGCGCGATGAATTGCAGGCCAAATACGAATATGCCGAACCGCTGCGCGTCGGCGCCGCGGGAGGTATTTCAACCCCCGCATCCGCCGCCGCCGCCTTTGCGATGGGGGCGGCCTACATCCTGACCGGCTCGGTCAACCAGGCGTGCGTCGAGGCGGGCACATCGCAGGCGGTTCGCGAGATGCTGGCGCAGGCCGGCCCGGCGGACGTCGCCATGGCCCCCGCCGCGGACATGTTTGAGATGGGCGTCAAGGTGCAGGTGCTCAAGTGGGGGACGATGTTCGCCGTACGCGCCCGCAAGCTGTACGACCTCTATCGCGCACACGGCGCACTGGAAGAAATACCGCCGCGCGACCGCGCAGTATTGGAAAAGGACTATTTCCGCTGCACGCTGGAGGAGGCGTGGAGCCAGACGCGGAGCTTCTTCGAAGTCCGCGATCCCGCGCAGATCGCCCGCGCGGAAAAAGACGCGAAGCATAAGATGGCCCTGGTCTTTCGCTCGTACCTGGGCCGCTCGTCGGACTGGGCCAATAAGGGCGAGCCGTCGCGCAAGGCGGATTATCAAATCTGGTGCGGTCCGGCCATGGGCGCGTTCAACGAATGGGTCCGCGGCAGCTTTTTGGAAAAGCCGGATAATCGAACCGTTGTGACAGTGGCCATGAACCTGATGCTCGGCGCGGCGGTCCTCACCCGCGCCAATTGGCTGAAAACCCAGGGATTGCAACTCCCCGCCGCAGCGCAGCACTATCGCCCCCTGGAAATGGACGCCATCTCGACACTTCTCCAAGCCTGA
- a CDS encoding SDR family oxidoreductase, which translates to MSTRGQGAGPGQCPIAIIGMGCLMPNARNLTEFWRSLRRGEDGIREVPPTHWTPEDYFDADPKRPDHTYCTRGGFLPTVPFDPTEFGIPPTILEATDTSQLLSLVVAKAALDDAGYGDERDFNRERVGVILGITGTQELVIPLAARLGHPLWRRALAEAGVAPDIAEDIIARIADGYVSWQENSFPGLLGNVVAGRIANRLNLRGTNCVVDAACASSLGAVHLATMELATGRCDMALTGGADTLNDIFMHMCFSKTPALSPTGDARPFDESADGTVLGEGIGMLVLKRLDDARRDGDRIYAVIRAIGTSSDGRSQSIYAPHSAGQARCLRNAYDAAGIDPDSVDLIEAHGTGTKVGDASEFEALKTVFRESRREGQWCALGSVKSQIGHTKAAAGAAGLIKAALALYHRSLPPTIKIKRPNPNLGIEQSPFYLNTQSRPWVTQENRPRRAGVSSFGFGGSNFHAVLEEQPAAVAEPAWDGSVQIIALSAESIEGLRESLVKWRELAATDEFDALQLAYHAASSRQSFRAAHAHRLVIVVESDDDLAAKLALAPEKLTTAAKNRDPAAARSGIYYATGTPGQLAYLFPGQGSQYVGMLRELACTFSELNAAMTDAARDANSDEPALADLLYPTAVFTDDAKTQQSALLSRTENAQRALGAIDLGMARILERFGLRPDLAAGHSYGELVALCVAGCYDAGALHRLSRLRGRLMAAGDGDRGAMLAVQGPLEKIERLIEEEKLDVVLANRNSPAQGVLSGPREQIAKAAAVCKERGLAGKVLNVSGAFHTSSMQSAVTPLRNALEAVAFKDGRCPVYANTTGEPYLTQASATKDLLAHQLVRPVDFVKQIEGLYHAGARTFVEVGPKSVLTSLAGAILGERPHVAIAMDAAAGRESDVLGLARVLSHLAAMGYAVELTRWERPAAEPRKPKMVVPLVGANYRAPASKRIAAKMRVSGHLERIALKTTADEKLPQIPRGVPAMKEIDRKLVSTQVPTIARDLPDTGTPISPRTVPPAPKENNAHAAPPTPATIPAAPNQNPMLADALRLVQDGLRSMQALQQQTAAAHERFLQSQEQAHRAIQSMLEGQQRLVAQSMGWAIPTPTATITEPPPQSAIPLMPTKLDLPPAPIAPAVAKIVPADHSAFHIPHSAFSSIDSLVLDVVCEKTGYPREMINLDMDIEADLGIDSIKRVEIIAAIEEKMPGLPSVKPDQMGGLRTLRQIVDFMSPSGEVASADAAFVLAPVPQPASTPVAAGRIDFAGTLLEVVAQLTGYPREMLNLDMDLEADLGIDSIKRVEILAGVEAKIPNLPPVKPENMGALRTLSQIVEYYASSSPTPAHAVVATAPASPATRSIATKKPVQRSVLEIIELSPGEDVRLTLAPGREIWITDDGSPLAQSIQTAIQNRGIRALLLPADDIVHRAGDERVGGLILLAPPCPTKDGRWTRESEIALRRAFLAAKSAADGLRSAAKDGGAIFATISRMDGAFGLIGGDFDPTQGGLAGLAKTAAHEWPDVACRAIDIALDWDVDAAAAAIIQELVSDGPIEVGLAPGHRRGLELVPATITTEQVTTNPGDVFIITGGARGVTAETAVELARTCRPTLVILGRSPQPTDEPAWLKPLANETEIKQAILRHEFAGRPNPTPAELKSVFNRYIAAREIRTNLARIAETGADVQYECVDVRDNDAVKTTIDRIRRQRGSIRGLIHAAGVLEDRLIADKTAEQFDRVFDTKVAGLRNLLDSLDQTELRHVILFSSVSARFGNAGQADYAMANEVLNKAARQLARRLPNCRVTSINWGPWDGGMVNTSLKREFAKRGVELIPLDAGARCLINELACTGRPVEVIVGGGLTPTNVTTSLRQSAVAPPAEAEIHVAFERRLDLTRHEFLRSHVIGGNPVLPAAMMMEWLAHAALHANPGLLLHGIDDFHVLKGVILHDQSVTLRFFASRARRSGDLFEIDVAMRSVDAQREVPHAKATVVLATRLPAAPLATIDPTLAERAYGRTKDEIYADVLFHGERLEGIAAIRGCGPRGLIADLVTALAPREWMADPLRSVWLTDPLALDAAFQAAIVWCREEMGAPSLPSRCSRYRQYRGAFPADGVTLALEIRRASAHSVAADLGFFDAAGRLVAKIDGYECTVDLSLIPAFQRRSFAGAVS; encoded by the coding sequence TTGAGCACTCGAGGACAAGGCGCGGGTCCCGGGCAATGCCCCATCGCCATCATCGGCATGGGCTGCCTGATGCCCAACGCGCGAAACCTGACCGAATTCTGGCGCTCGCTGCGGCGCGGCGAGGACGGCATCCGCGAGGTTCCGCCCACGCACTGGACGCCGGAGGACTATTTCGACGCGGACCCCAAGCGGCCGGACCATACGTACTGTACGCGCGGCGGCTTCCTGCCCACTGTTCCCTTCGATCCAACCGAGTTCGGAATCCCGCCCACGATCCTGGAGGCGACCGATACCTCGCAGCTCTTGTCGCTCGTCGTCGCCAAGGCGGCGTTGGACGATGCCGGATACGGCGACGAACGCGATTTCAATCGTGAGCGCGTCGGCGTCATCCTCGGGATTACCGGCACACAAGAATTGGTCATCCCTCTTGCGGCGCGATTGGGCCACCCCTTGTGGCGGCGAGCGCTGGCCGAAGCCGGCGTCGCGCCGGACATCGCCGAAGACATCATCGCCCGCATCGCGGACGGCTACGTCTCCTGGCAGGAAAACTCCTTCCCCGGCCTGCTCGGCAACGTCGTCGCCGGTCGCATCGCCAATCGCCTGAATCTCCGCGGGACAAACTGCGTCGTCGATGCCGCGTGCGCCAGCTCCCTGGGCGCTGTTCATCTCGCCACGATGGAACTGGCCACCGGCCGCTGCGACATGGCCCTCACCGGCGGGGCGGACACGCTCAACGATATCTTCATGCACATGTGCTTTTCCAAGACGCCCGCGCTTTCGCCGACCGGCGACGCCCGGCCCTTCGACGAATCCGCCGACGGCACGGTGCTCGGCGAAGGCATCGGCATGTTGGTGCTCAAACGCCTCGACGACGCCCGGCGCGATGGCGATCGTATCTACGCCGTCATCCGCGCCATCGGAACCTCCAGCGACGGACGCTCACAGAGCATCTACGCCCCGCATTCGGCCGGTCAGGCCCGCTGCTTGCGCAACGCGTACGATGCGGCGGGCATCGATCCCGACAGCGTTGATCTGATTGAAGCGCACGGCACCGGCACCAAAGTCGGTGACGCGTCGGAGTTCGAGGCCCTCAAGACCGTCTTTCGAGAATCGCGCCGCGAGGGCCAATGGTGCGCCCTCGGCTCCGTCAAATCGCAGATCGGCCACACGAAAGCCGCCGCCGGCGCAGCTGGTCTCATCAAGGCCGCCCTCGCCCTCTATCACCGCTCGCTTCCGCCGACGATCAAGATCAAGCGGCCCAATCCCAACCTCGGCATTGAGCAAAGCCCGTTCTATCTCAATACGCAGTCACGTCCGTGGGTGACTCAGGAAAACCGCCCCCGCCGCGCCGGCGTCAGCTCCTTCGGTTTCGGAGGAAGTAACTTCCACGCCGTCCTCGAAGAACAACCCGCCGCCGTCGCCGAACCCGCGTGGGACGGCAGCGTGCAGATCATCGCCCTCTCCGCCGAATCGATCGAAGGCCTCCGCGAATCACTGGTGAAATGGCGCGAACTCGCCGCCACCGACGAATTTGATGCCTTGCAACTCGCCTATCATGCCGCGTCTTCTCGGCAATCGTTCCGCGCCGCACATGCCCACCGCCTGGTTATCGTCGTTGAATCTGACGACGACCTTGCCGCGAAACTGGCCCTTGCCCCTGAGAAACTCACAACGGCTGCAAAAAATCGGGACCCGGCCGCGGCCCGCAGTGGCATCTACTACGCAACCGGCACCCCCGGCCAACTCGCTTACCTCTTCCCGGGCCAAGGCAGCCAATACGTCGGCATGCTCCGCGAACTCGCCTGCACTTTCTCCGAGTTGAACGCCGCGATGACGGACGCGGCACGCGATGCGAATTCCGATGAACCCGCCCTCGCCGATCTCCTCTATCCAACAGCGGTCTTCACCGATGACGCCAAGACCCAACAATCCGCCTTGCTGTCGCGCACCGAAAATGCCCAGCGTGCCCTCGGCGCCATCGACCTCGGCATGGCCCGCATCCTTGAGCGATTCGGCCTCCGCCCGGACCTCGCCGCCGGTCACAGCTACGGCGAACTCGTCGCCCTGTGCGTCGCGGGCTGCTACGACGCCGGCGCGCTCCATCGACTCAGTCGGCTTCGTGGACGACTCATGGCGGCAGGCGATGGCGATCGCGGCGCCATGTTGGCCGTACAAGGGCCGTTGGAAAAAATCGAAAGGCTTATCGAGGAGGAAAAACTCGACGTCGTTCTCGCCAACCGCAACAGCCCGGCGCAGGGCGTGCTCTCCGGCCCGCGTGAGCAAATCGCCAAGGCCGCCGCGGTGTGCAAGGAACGCGGCCTCGCCGGCAAGGTGCTCAACGTCTCCGGCGCTTTCCACACCTCATCGATGCAATCCGCCGTCACGCCCCTCCGCAACGCCCTCGAAGCCGTCGCGTTCAAGGATGGCCGCTGTCCCGTGTACGCCAACACCACCGGCGAGCCGTATCTGACACAAGCCTCCGCAACGAAAGACCTCTTAGCGCATCAATTGGTCCGCCCCGTCGATTTCGTGAAACAAATCGAGGGACTGTATCATGCCGGTGCACGGACTTTCGTGGAGGTCGGCCCGAAATCGGTGCTCACGAGTCTTGCGGGCGCGATCCTGGGCGAGCGGCCGCATGTCGCCATTGCGATGGACGCCGCGGCCGGTCGGGAATCCGACGTGCTGGGCTTGGCGCGAGTGCTGAGCCACCTGGCCGCGATGGGCTACGCCGTCGAATTGACGCGCTGGGAACGCCCTGCCGCCGAACCGCGCAAGCCGAAGATGGTCGTGCCACTGGTCGGCGCGAACTATCGCGCACCGGCATCAAAGAGGATTGCGGCCAAAATGCGAGTAAGCGGACACCTGGAACGAATTGCTCTCAAGACGACAGCCGACGAAAAGCTGCCCCAAATCCCCCGCGGCGTGCCCGCCATGAAGGAGATTGATCGAAAGCTGGTTTCGACCCAGGTCCCGACCATCGCCCGCGATCTCCCGGACACGGGGACTCCGATCTCGCCACGCACTGTGCCGCCTGCTCCAAAGGAAAACAACGCACACGCTGCGCCGCCGACACCCGCGACGATTCCCGCCGCGCCGAATCAAAACCCGATGCTGGCAGACGCCCTGCGGCTGGTCCAGGACGGCTTGCGATCGATGCAGGCCCTGCAACAGCAGACCGCCGCCGCGCACGAACGATTTCTCCAAAGCCAGGAGCAGGCCCACCGCGCCATCCAATCCATGCTCGAAGGCCAACAACGCCTTGTCGCGCAATCGATGGGCTGGGCTATCCCGACGCCAACAGCGACTATTACGGAACCGCCTCCTCAATCCGCAATTCCACTTATGCCGACGAAGCTCGATCTACCCCCGGCACCCATTGCACCCGCAGTAGCAAAGATTGTCCCCGCCGATCATTCCGCATTCCACATTCCGCATTCCGCATTCTCTTCCATCGACTCCCTCGTCCTCGACGTCGTCTGCGAAAAGACCGGCTATCCCCGCGAAATGATCAATCTCGACATGGATATCGAGGCCGATCTGGGCATCGACTCCATCAAGCGCGTCGAGATCATCGCCGCCATTGAGGAAAAAATGCCGGGCCTGCCAAGCGTGAAACCCGATCAGATGGGCGGTCTCCGTACACTCCGCCAGATCGTCGATTTCATGTCCCCGTCCGGTGAAGTGGCGAGCGCCGACGCGGCCTTCGTCCTTGCACCCGTTCCTCAACCCGCATCAACTCCAGTCGCCGCCGGTCGAATCGACTTCGCGGGCACGCTTCTCGAAGTCGTCGCCCAACTGACGGGCTACCCCCGTGAAATGCTCAACCTCGACATGGACCTCGAGGCCGACCTCGGCATCGACTCCATCAAGCGCGTCGAAATCCTCGCCGGCGTCGAGGCCAAAATCCCCAACCTTCCGCCGGTCAAACCCGAGAACATGGGCGCCCTGCGGACGCTGAGTCAGATTGTCGAATACTACGCGTCGTCGTCGCCAACTCCCGCACATGCCGTGGTCGCCACGGCGCCGGCATCGCCGGCGACAAGATCGATTGCAACGAAAAAACCGGTACAACGATCCGTTCTCGAAATCATCGAACTTTCCCCTGGAGAGGACGTTAGGCTTACGCTGGCCCCCGGCCGCGAGATTTGGATCACCGACGACGGCTCGCCGCTCGCGCAGAGCATCCAAACGGCTATTCAAAATCGCGGAATTAGGGCCTTGCTGCTGCCTGCCGACGACATAGTCCACCGCGCCGGCGACGAGCGCGTTGGCGGACTGATTCTTCTTGCCCCTCCGTGTCCCACCAAAGACGGCCGATGGACGCGGGAATCCGAAATAGCCCTGCGTCGCGCCTTCCTCGCCGCGAAGTCCGCCGCTGACGGATTGCGATCCGCCGCGAAGGACGGTGGTGCGATCTTCGCCACGATCAGCCGCATGGACGGCGCCTTCGGCCTCATCGGCGGCGATTTCGATCCGACGCAGGGCGGCCTCGCCGGTCTGGCGAAGACCGCCGCCCATGAGTGGCCGGACGTCGCCTGTCGCGCGATTGACATCGCCCTTGACTGGGACGTGGACGCCGCCGCCGCCGCGATCATTCAAGAGTTGGTATCTGACGGCCCGATCGAAGTCGGCCTCGCGCCGGGCCACCGACGCGGTCTCGAACTCGTTCCGGCGACGATCACCACGGAACAAGTCACTACCAATCCCGGCGATGTATTCATCATCACCGGCGGGGCGCGCGGCGTCACCGCCGAAACGGCCGTGGAGCTGGCCCGAACATGCCGACCCACGCTCGTCATCCTCGGTCGCTCGCCCCAGCCCACCGACGAACCGGCCTGGTTGAAACCGCTTGCCAACGAAACGGAGATCAAACAAGCGATCCTTCGCCACGAATTCGCCGGACGACCGAATCCCACCCCCGCCGAGCTGAAATCCGTCTTCAATCGGTACATCGCCGCCCGCGAAATCCGCACCAATCTCGCGCGGATTGCCGAGACCGGCGCGGACGTCCAATACGAATGCGTCGATGTCCGCGACAACGACGCGGTTAAGACGACCATCGATCGCATTCGCCGGCAACGCGGCTCCATCCGAGGCCTGATCCACGCCGCCGGCGTCCTGGAAGACCGGCTCATCGCGGACAAGACCGCCGAACAGTTCGACCGCGTGTTTGACACGAAGGTAGCCGGGCTCCGCAACCTTCTCGATAGCCTCGATCAAACCGAGCTACGGCATGTCATCCTCTTCTCCTCTGTCAGCGCACGCTTCGGCAACGCCGGTCAGGCCGACTACGCGATGGCCAACGAAGTGCTGAACAAAGCCGCGCGACAACTCGCCCGCCGCCTTCCGAATTGCCGCGTGACGTCAATCAACTGGGGCCCCTGGGACGGCGGCATGGTCAACACGTCGTTGAAGCGCGAATTCGCCAAACGCGGCGTGGAGCTGATTCCGCTCGACGCCGGCGCGCGTTGCCTGATCAACGAACTCGCCTGCACCGGTCGGCCCGTCGAAGTTATCGTCGGCGGTGGACTGACCCCAACCAACGTAACGACATCGCTCCGCCAAAGTGCAGTCGCGCCGCCGGCCGAGGCCGAAATCCACGTCGCCTTCGAGCGCCGCCTCGACCTGACGCGCCATGAGTTTCTGCGTTCCCACGTGATCGGCGGAAACCCTGTCCTCCCCGCCGCAATGATGATGGAATGGCTCGCCCATGCCGCCTTGCACGCCAACCCCGGACTGCTGCTCCACGGCATCGACGACTTTCACGTGCTCAAAGGCGTCATCCTGCACGACCAATCGGTCACACTTCGCTTCTTCGCCTCGAGGGCCCGGCGAAGCGGCGACTTATTCGAGATAGACGTGGCAATGCGAAGCGTTGATGCACAGCGTGAAGTCCCTCACGCCAAGGCGACGGTCGTTCTGGCGACGCGGTTGCCCGCTGCGCCGTTGGCAACCATCGATCCGACACTCGCCGAGCGGGCCTATGGCCGTACCAAGGACGAAATCTACGCCGACGTGCTTTTCCATGGTGAGCGCCTCGAAGGCATCGCCGCCATCCGCGGCTGCGGTCCGCGCGGCCTGATCGCCGACCTGGTGACCGCGCTGGCGCCGCGCGAATGGATGGCCGATCCGTTGCGCAGCGTCTGGCTGACCGACCCGCTTGCGCTTGACGCCGCGTTTCAGGCCGCGATTGTGTGGTGTCGCGAGGAGATGGGCGCGCCGTCGCTGCCCAGCCGTTGCAGTCGCTATCGCCAATACCGCGGCGCGTTTCCCGCCGATGGCGTCACCCTCGCACTGGAAATCCGCCGCGCGTCGGCGCACAGCGTCGCCGCCGACCTCGGTTTCTTCGACGCCGCCGGTCGCCTCGTCGCGAAGATCGACGGCTACGAATGCACTGTCGATCTCTCGCTCATCCCCGCTTTCCAGCGCCGCTCGTTCGCCGGCGCCGTGTCGTAG